GCTCACGACGAAACCCGCACGCGTCGGGGGAGCGCTCTCCCCAGGCGCATGCGGGTCCGTGGAACCGCTACGTAGATGAACGACGAGGAGTGGGCGTCCGGCCCGGCGTCCTCGTCGTACCGCGGTCGCGAAGTCCTCGCGCCGCCTCAGCCGATGCTCGGTAGGCAGCACGACGTCATGACCTGATCGGAATCAGGCGGACAGGCTGGCGCGACCCTTGCTGCGGCGGTTCGCGAGAATCGCGCGACCGGCACGGGTGCGCATCCGCAGGCGGAAGCCGTGGGTCTTCGCGCGACGACGGTTGTTCGGCTGGAAGGTGCGCTTGCTCACTCGGGGGCTCCAGAAAGATTCGGTGGTTGCGGGGTGCCGTCCTGGCTGTCACCGTGCGCCCACGAGTAGCTCGCAGTTACGCCCGAGTGCACCGCTGACCGATCACCCAAATGATCTGTGCCCATCGGAGGCAGGCGGCAGCAGCCATCGACAACTCGACCTGGTTACGGTACGCGCGGCTACGCCATCCGGTCAAACCAGGAGTCGCCGGGAGACACTTGTCCACAGGCTGGGGACAACAACTTGAACCGTACCGGCCGCCCTGACTACCGTGACGGAACTCCGATTCGTTCCCTTATCCCTGCCCCACCCGATTTACATCCCGAGCCGTCCCAGAACCACACGTTCGTGGGACCTGTGAGAGAGCGTGCCCTGTGGCTGACGTACCTGCCGATCTTGCCGCAGTGTGGCCACGCGTATTGGAGCAGCTCCTCGGGGAGGGCCGCAGCCAAGGGGTCGAAGGGAAGGACGAGCACTGGATCCGGCGCTGCCAGCCCCTCGCGCTGGTCGCTGACACCGCGCTGCTCGCCGTACCGAACGAATTCGCGAAAGGCGTACTCGAGGGCCGGCTGGCGCCGATCGTCAGCGAGACGCTGAGCCGCGAGTGCGGCCGCCCGATCCGGATCGCGATCACCGTCGACGACTCCGCGGGCGAGCCCCCCGCCACGCCGGCGCCCCCGGCCCGCCCCCAGCCGCGCTACGAGGAGCCCGAGCTTCCGGCCGCGCGCCAGGACCGCGACGGCTATGACCGCCCCGAGCGTGACGGATACGACCGCCAGGATCGCGACGCATACGACCGACCCGAGCGCGACGCCTATGACCGCCAGGACCGCCAGGACCGCCAGGACCGCGACGGGTACGAGGGGTACGGCCGCCACCGCGCCGATCAACAGCCCGGACCGGTCGGCGACCAGCTCCCGCCTACG
This is a stretch of genomic DNA from Streptomyces hawaiiensis. It encodes these proteins:
- the rpmH gene encoding 50S ribosomal protein L34, which codes for MSKRTFQPNNRRRAKTHGFRLRMRTRAGRAILANRRSKGRASLSA